A window from Rhinolophus sinicus isolate RSC01 linkage group LG01, ASM3656204v1, whole genome shotgun sequence encodes these proteins:
- the HES6 gene encoding transcription cofactor HES-6 isoform X3, which yields MAPPLASGRDRAGREDEDFWEARGDRKARKPLVEKKRRARINESLQELRLLLAGPEVQAKLENAEVLELTVASSCRWKRVSASPPVTSSACMRCTRLCPHARPSMPPSPPSS from the exons ATGGCTCCGCCCCTCGCGTCGGGCCGGGACCGTGCGGGCCGGGAGGATGAGGACTTCTGGGAGGCGCGGGGGGACCGCAAG GCCCGAAAGCCCCTAGTGGAGAAGAAGCGGCGCGCGCGGATCAACGAGAGCCTGCAGGAGCTGCGGCTGCTGCTGGCGGGCCCCGAG GTGCAGGCCAAACTGGAGAACGCCGAGGTGCTGGAACTGACG GTCGCGAGCAGCTGCAGGTGGAAGCGAGTGAGCGCTTCGCCGCCGGTTACATCCAGTGCATGCATGAGGTGCACACGTTTGTGTCCACATGCCAGGCCATCGATGCCACCGTCGCCGCCGAGCTCCTGA
- the HES6 gene encoding transcription cofactor HES-6 isoform X2, giving the protein MAPPLASGRDRAGREDEDFWEARGDRKARKPLVEKKRRARINESLQELRLLLAGPEVQAKLENAEVLELTVRRVQGALRGRARGREQLQVEASERFAAGYIQCMHEVHTFVSTCQAIDATVAAELLNHLLESMPLREGSSFRDLLGDTLAGPPGAPRRSGWLTGGALGSPLPSPLGHGDDLCSDLEEATEAELSRPPAEGPDLVPAALSSLTTGRIAQSVWRPW; this is encoded by the exons ATGGCTCCGCCCCTCGCGTCGGGCCGGGACCGTGCGGGCCGGGAGGATGAGGACTTCTGGGAGGCGCGGGGGGACCGCAAG GCCCGAAAGCCCCTAGTGGAGAAGAAGCGGCGCGCGCGGATCAACGAGAGCCTGCAGGAGCTGCGGCTGCTGCTGGCGGGCCCCGAG GTGCAGGCCAAACTGGAGAACGCCGAGGTGCTGGAACTGACGGTGCGGCGAGTGCAGGGCGCGCTGCGGGGCCGAGCTCGCG GTCGCGAGCAGCTGCAGGTGGAAGCGAGTGAGCGCTTCGCCGCCGGTTACATCCAGTGCATGCATGAGGTGCACACGTTTGTGTCCACATGCCAGGCCATCGATGCCACCGTCGCCGCCGAGCTCCTGAATCACTTGCTGGAGTCCATGCCGCTGCGCGAGGGCAGCAGCTTCCGGGATCTGCTGGGGGACACCCTGGCCGGGCCCCCCGGAGCCCCCAGACGAAGTGGCTGGCTCACAGGGGGGGCCCTAGGGTCCCCGTTGCCCAGTCCTCTGGGCCACGGGGACGACCTGTGCTCCGACCTGGAGGAGGCCACCGAGGCTGAACTGAGCCGCCCACCTGCTGAGGGACCAGACTTAGTGCCAGCGGCCTTGAGCAGCCTGACCACTGGCCGCATAGCGCAGAGCGTCTGGAGGCCTTGGTGA
- the HES6 gene encoding transcription cofactor HES-6 isoform X1 encodes MKEVMDELLLARTADLGAFFREWRETNAPRAAAPLAHRPLGCLPRGGRAEAKLGATPVGHAPPAAGGPRRRDWTKRSAPVGCRAPPRQQLHARAANRRIEMQIRHYKRGGATRSGRSDRVRAVAGRAAALLGAPALSALAALQAVRLWLRPSRRAGTVRAGRMRTSGRRGGTARCRPGLRAGVRGAARRWGSVAHFPQARKPLVEKKRRARINESLQELRLLLAGPEVQAKLENAEVLELTVRRVQGALRGRARGREQLQVEASERFAAGYIQCMHEVHTFVSTCQAIDATVAAELLNHLLESMPLREGSSFRDLLGDTLAGPPGAPRRSGWLTGGALGSPLPSPLGHGDDLCSDLEEATEAELSRPPAEGPDLVPAALSSLTTGRIAQSVWRPW; translated from the exons ATGAAGGAAGTAATGGATGAGCTCCTGCTCGCACGCACAGCTGACCTGGGGGCCTTCTTCAGGGAATGGAGGGAAACAAACGCGCCCCGAGCCGCAGCTCCCCTGGCTCACCGCCCCCTCGGGTGCCTTCCCCGCGGGGGTCGCGCGGAGGCCAAGCTGGGAGCCACGCCCGTCGGCCACGCCCCGCCAGCTGCTGGTGGACCCCGGCGGCGGGACTGGACAAAGCGCTCCGCTCCTGTTGGCTGCAGAGCGCCTCCCCGCCAGCAGCTCCATGCCCGCGCGGCCAATCGGCGCATTGAGATGCAAATAAGGCACTATAAAAGGGGAGGGGCCACAAGGAGCGGAAGAAGCGACAGAGTGAGGGCGGTGGCAGGCAGGGCGGCGGCGCTGCTAGGGGCGCCGGCGCTTAGCGCGCTCGCGGCGCTCCAGGCGGTGCGATTATGGCTCCGCCCCTCGCGTCGGGCCGGGACCGTGCGGGCCGGGAGGATGAGGACTTCTGGGAGGCGCGGGGGGACCGCAAGGTGCAGGCCGGGGCTGCGGGCGGGCGTGCGGGGGGCCGCGCGGCGCTGGGGCTCAGTCGCCCACTTCCCGCAGGCCCGAAAGCCCCTAGTGGAGAAGAAGCGGCGCGCGCGGATCAACGAGAGCCTGCAGGAGCTGCGGCTGCTGCTGGCGGGCCCCGAG GTGCAGGCCAAACTGGAGAACGCCGAGGTGCTGGAACTGACGGTGCGGCGAGTGCAGGGCGCGCTGCGGGGCCGAGCTCGCG GTCGCGAGCAGCTGCAGGTGGAAGCGAGTGAGCGCTTCGCCGCCGGTTACATCCAGTGCATGCATGAGGTGCACACGTTTGTGTCCACATGCCAGGCCATCGATGCCACCGTCGCCGCCGAGCTCCTGAATCACTTGCTGGAGTCCATGCCGCTGCGCGAGGGCAGCAGCTTCCGGGATCTGCTGGGGGACACCCTGGCCGGGCCCCCCGGAGCCCCCAGACGAAGTGGCTGGCTCACAGGGGGGGCCCTAGGGTCCCCGTTGCCCAGTCCTCTGGGCCACGGGGACGACCTGTGCTCCGACCTGGAGGAGGCCACCGAGGCTGAACTGAGCCGCCCACCTGCTGAGGGACCAGACTTAGTGCCAGCGGCCTTGAGCAGCCTGACCACTGGCCGCATAGCGCAGAGCGTCTGGAGGCCTTGGTGA